One segment of Clostridium ljungdahlii DSM 13528 DNA contains the following:
- a CDS encoding VWA domain-containing protein, which translates to MKESLVSLNRWRLILGKYADGKIPFEDSNSGINYMEMDDLLDFLYSREYSEKDGVKRGKSSGSTSPSNLTVPKWITKIRELFPKETVEVLEKHAIEKYNLTELLTDKEVLEKLEPNKELLKNILQMKHLMKGDVLDTAKSIVKKVAEDITKKLENDVKRSITGRVNKNKSTTLKSSKNIDFKRTIKKNLKNYDCDKKRLVVDKIYFNENVRKFNPWNIIIAVDESGSMLDSVIHSAIMAGIFSKLPMLKTNLIIFDTEVVDLSGYIDDPVTTLMSVQLGGGTNITKAMTYCEKLIENPHRTMVVLVTDLYEGYGYGNMYAKAKSIVESGAKLIILTALDVEASPSYDKNAALKMASLGAEVAAMTPGGLSDWIAKIIS; encoded by the coding sequence AAATAGATGGAGATTGATACTTGGAAAATATGCAGATGGTAAAATTCCATTTGAAGATAGCAATTCAGGTATCAACTATATGGAAATGGATGACTTACTGGATTTTTTATATTCAAGAGAATACAGCGAAAAAGATGGAGTTAAGAGAGGTAAAAGCAGTGGGAGCACGTCACCATCAAATTTGACTGTACCTAAATGGATAACTAAAATAAGAGAACTTTTTCCAAAGGAGACTGTTGAAGTACTTGAAAAGCATGCAATTGAAAAATATAATCTCACAGAACTTTTAACGGATAAAGAAGTTTTGGAAAAATTAGAACCTAATAAAGAGCTTTTAAAAAATATACTACAGATGAAACACCTTATGAAAGGTGATGTACTTGATACTGCCAAGTCCATTGTAAAAAAGGTAGCAGAGGATATAACAAAGAAACTTGAAAATGATGTTAAAAGATCAATTACGGGTAGGGTAAATAAAAATAAATCCACAACTTTAAAGTCTTCTAAAAATATAGATTTTAAAAGGACTATAAAGAAAAATTTAAAAAACTATGATTGTGATAAAAAGAGACTCGTAGTGGACAAGATATATTTTAATGAGAATGTTAGAAAATTCAACCCATGGAATATAATAATTGCAGTAGATGAGAGTGGGTCTATGCTAGATTCTGTGATTCATAGTGCAATTATGGCTGGTATATTTTCAAAACTTCCTATGCTTAAAACAAATCTCATTATATTTGATACGGAAGTAGTTGATTTAAGTGGATATATTGATGATCCTGTTACAACACTTATGAGTGTACAGCTTGGTGGTGGAACTAATATAACTAAAGCTATGACTTATTGTGAAAAGTTAATTGAAAATCCTCATAGGACAATGGTTGTTCTAGTTACGGATTTATATGAGGGATATGGTTATGGAAATATGTATGCAAAGGCAAAGTCCATTGTTGAAAGTGGAGCAAAGCTCATTATTTTAACAGCTCTTGATGTAGAGGCATCGCCTTCATATGATAAAAATGCTGCTTTAAAAATGGCTTCACTTGGAGCAGAAGTTGCAGCTATGACACCGGGGGGGTTATCAGATTGGATAGCAAAGATAATTTCTTAA